The Branchiostoma floridae strain S238N-H82 chromosome 17, Bfl_VNyyK, whole genome shotgun sequence genome has a window encoding:
- the LOC118404706 gene encoding kelch-like protein 12 isoform X1 — MAAADHVSADRPRFYQNESYLHGFLGTVGDLQKDGVLQDIVLEVEGQRFPCHRLVLSAASPYFRAMFTSDMAESRKETVVLQGLDVDIFGEILSYIYSGTIHVSMDKVQPLYQAADLLQLDYVRDTCGTYMAMNVEGSSCVDLYKFADVFSVDIVTKSCLKWKASHFTEVASSEEFCSLGMNELTDIISHDELDVKEETTVWEAVVRWVQHSRKDRLHHLPSILPHIRFNLLTSDDTAAILKHPLVKENRKSSEVIRKVTQKGNPNLRPRLGMYTEVAILKNWAENGIELLFINPRGGKFISCTYSPEDLPRPSHMTVTSDNEIYILTREESEVETQLSLFKYNPAKNVWEDAGVPSISRERHQKWSFFKELLFEVDGTLYYVPVDEDRSLVQMKKYNRHTKQWLECSPLHFDDFEDGDDPPHALSCGSHIYLLANEVMHRYDPSLDQWSKRTPPMDMPELSTAVAMGTEIFCADVDFTDTMVYDTESDRWQKLRCLPNAEDLDIDDLPYLFVLENQLHILVTGAYNAPVVYAYDRSADSWKDVATLPNERYHAYGCSSPVARIYLPYLKEA, encoded by the exons atggctgccgcggACCACGTCAGCGCAGATCGTCCTCGTTTCTACCAAAACGAAAGCTATCTACACGgttttcttggaactgtgggtgaCTTACAGAAGGATGGGGTACTTCAGGAtatcgtccttgaagtcgagggccagcggtttccctgccatcggcttgttctgtccgcggccagcccgtacttcagggccatgtttacgagtgacatggcggaaagtcggaAGGAAACGGTCGTTTTACAG GGCTTGGATGTAGACATttttggggagatcctgagttacatctactcgggaaccatCCATGTGTCcatggacaaagtgcagcccctgtaccaggcagccgacctcctccagctggactatgtgagagacacatGCGGCacctacatggccatgaacgtagAGGGCTCctcctgtgtggacctgtacaagtttgctgatgtcttctctgtGGACATTGTCACAAAGAGTTGTCTGAAGTGGAAGGCCAGTCACTTTACTGAG GTTGCCTCGAGTGAGGAGTTCTGCAGCCTGGGTATGAATGAGCTGACAGAtatcatcagccacgatgagctggatgttaaagaggagacaacagtgtgggaggctgtggtgagatgggtacAGCACAGCAGGAAAGACAG actgcaccacctacccagcatcctccctcacatccgcttcaacctgctgacctcagacgacaCGGCAGCCATTTTGAAACACCCGCTGGTCAAGGAGAATCGTAAGAGTTCTGAGGTCATCAGAAAGGTGACACAGAAAGGGAATCCCAACCTGAGGCCGAGGCTTGGAATGTATACAGAAGTGGCCATACTGAAAAATTGGGCCGAAAA TGGCATTGAGCTCCTCTTCATAAACCCTCGGGGAGGTAAGTTCATCAGCTGCACTTACAGCCCAGAAGACCTTCCTCGTCCTTCACAcatgacagtcaccagtgataacgAGATCTATATCCTGACAAGAGAGGAATCAGAGGTTGAAACTCAGCTGTCCCTGTTTAAGTACAACCCTGCTAAAAACGTGTGGGAAGATGCAGGTGTGCCCTCAATATCTAGAGAGCGGCATCAGAAGTGGTCTTTCTTCAAGGAACTGCTCTTTGAAGTTGATGGGACTTTGTATTACGTTCCTGTTGATGAAGATCGGTCTTTGGTGCAGATGAAAAAGTACAACCGGCACACGAAACAGTGGCTGGAGTGTTCACCGTTGCACTTCGACGATTTTGAAGACGGTGATGACCCCCCTCATGCACTGTCTTGCGGTTCACACATCTATCTCTTAGCAAACGAGGTCATGCATCGCTACGACCCGAGCCTGGACCAGTGGAGCAAGCGAACCCCACCGATGGACATGCCTGAACTCTCTACAGCCGTcgccatgggaacagagattttctgcgCAGACGTTGACTTTACTGATACCatggtgtacgacacagagtcagaccGCTGGCAGAAACTGCGATGCTTGCCAAACGCAGAAGACCTTGATATTGATGATCTTCCCTATCTTTTCGTCTTGGAGAATCAGCTCCACATATTGGTAACCGGTGCATACAACGCACCTGTGGTATATGcgtatgacaggtctgctgattCCTGGAAAGACGTAGCCACCCTGCCCAATGAGAGATATCATGCGTATGGTTGTTCTTCCCCTGTGGCACGTATATACCTACCATATCTTAAGGAGGCATAA
- the LOC118404705 gene encoding kelch repeat and BTB domain-containing protein 2-like, whose protein sequence is MAAADHETHSSAVRSRSYKDESYLHGFLGTVCDLQKDGVLQDVVLETKGRRFPCHRLVLSAASPYFRAMFTSDMAESWQKTVVLQGMDACMFGEILSYIYSGTIHVSMDKVQPLYQAADLLQLDYVRDTCCSYMAMNVERSTCVDLYKFADVSSVDIVRKCCLQWITRNFTEVASSEDFFSLSVNQLTEIISHDELDVKEETTVWEAVVRWVQHSREGRLDHLPSILPHIRFNLLTSDDTAAILEHPLVNEDPGSSEVMRNVVQTGNFNMKPRLGMTMEMVMLSDISDTASDDLLYMNPQNGMYITCSYDYLPDSITMTVTNDNNIYKLENEQEDYYQLSMFKYNHAENVFEHAGMSSVSMFRREYSGLSSHWDHFLVEVDQILYYGAADLGEGSASVRMRKYNRHSDKWEQCSQLKLEGTWRFSTALSCGPHLYILMDSAMYRYDPRQDCWCKRAPPNITARYSTFTTVAMGTEIFCSDFDFTQTMVYDSESDRWQKLQGWPNLENRSVYCTPSLFVLENELHILLEVYGKQGPSTDYLVYVYDRATDAWRDLKAILPNKEYYAPNPMCPVVRMYLPYLKGAQKHITSYAYQR, encoded by the exons atggctgccgcagaccACGAAACCCACTCCAGCGCAGTTCGGTCTCGTTCCTAcaaagacgagagctatctacACGGTTTTCTTGGAACTGTGTGTGACTTACAGAAGgatggggtactgcaggatgtcgtccttgaaaccaagggccggcggtttccctgccatcggcttgttctgtccgcggccagcccctacttcagggccatgtttacaagtgacatggcggaaagttggcagaagacggttgttttacag ggtatggatgcatgcatgtttggggagatcctgagttacatctactcagGAACCATCCATGTCTCcatggacaaagtgcagcccctgtaccaggcagccgacctcctccaactggactatgtgagagacacctgctgcagctacatggccatgaacgtggagcgctccacctgtgtggacctgtacaagtttgctgatgtctcgTCTGTGGACATTGTCCGGAAATGTTGTCTGCAGTGGATCACCAGAAACTTTACTGAG gttgcctccagCGAGGACTTTTtcagcctgagtgtgaatcagctgactgagatcatcagccatgatgagctggatgttaaagaggagacaacagtgtgggaggctgtggtgagatgggtgcagcacagcagggagggcAG ACTCGACCatctacccagcatcctccctcacatccgattcaacctgctgacctcagacgacacggcagccatcttggaacaccccCTGGTCAATgaggatcctgggagttctgagGTGATGAGGAATGTGGTACAGACAGGGAACTTCAACATGAAACCAAGGCTTGGGATGACCATGGAAATGGTTATGCTGTCTGATATATCTGACACAGC GTCAGATGACCTCCTCTACATGAACCCACAGAATGGGATGTACATCACCTGCAGTTACGACTACCTTCCTGATTCCATAACTATGACAGTTACAAATGATAACAACATTTACAAGCTCGAAAATGAGCAGGAGGATTATTATCAGTTGTCAATGTTCAAGTACAACCATGCAGAGAACGTATTTGAACATGCTGGTATGTCTTCAGTATCTATGTTCCGGAGAGAGTACTCAGGTTTATCATCTCACTGGGATCATTTCCTTGTTGAAGTTGACCAGATTCTATATTACGGTGCTGCTGATCTGGGAGAAGGCAGTGCATCGGTGCGGATGAGAAAGTACAATCGACACTCGGACAAATGGGAGCAATGTTCACAGCTGAAGCTTGAAGGAACTTGGCGCTTCAGTACGGCATTGTCTTGTGGTCCGCACCTCTATATCCTCATGGACTCAGCAATGTATCGCTACGACCCACGCCAGGACTGTTGGTGCAAGCGGGCTCCACCGAATATCACAGCTCGTTACTCAACTTTCACaaccgttgccatgggaacagagattttctgctCAGATTTTGACTTCACTCAGACTATGGTGTACGACTCAGAATCAGACCGCTGGCAGAAACTGCAAGGCTGGCCAAACCTAGAAAACCGTAGTGTCTATTGTACTCCGAGTCTTTTTGTGCTGGAAAACGAGCTGCACATATTGTTGGAAGTCTATGGCAAACAAGGTCCATCAACAGACTATCTCGTATATGTGTACGACAGGGCTACCGATGCCTGGAGAGACTTGAAGGCCATTCTGCCTAATAAGGAGTATTATGCACCTAATCCCATGTGCCCCGTGGTACGTATGTACCTACCATACCTTAAGGGGGCGCAAAAACACATCACGTCTTACGCTTATCAGCGTTAA
- the LOC118404706 gene encoding kelch-like protein 12 isoform X2: MAAADHVSADRPRFYQNESYLHGFLGTVGDLQKDGVLQDIVLEVEGQRFPCHRLVLSAASPYFRAMFTSDMAESRKETVVLQGLDVDIFGEILSYIYSGTIHVSMDKVQPLYQAADLLQLDYVRDTCGTYMAMNVEGSSCVDLYKFADVFSVDIVTKSCLKWKASHFTEVASSEEFCSLGMNELTDIISHDELDVKEETTVWEAVVRWVQHSRKDRLHHLPSILPHIRFNLLTSDDTAAILKHPLVKENRKSSEVIRKVTQKGNPNLRPRLGMYTEVAILKNWAENIELLFINPRGGKFISCTYSPEDLPRPSHMTVTSDNEIYILTREESEVETQLSLFKYNPAKNVWEDAGVPSISRERHQKWSFFKELLFEVDGTLYYVPVDEDRSLVQMKKYNRHTKQWLECSPLHFDDFEDGDDPPHALSCGSHIYLLANEVMHRYDPSLDQWSKRTPPMDMPELSTAVAMGTEIFCADVDFTDTMVYDTESDRWQKLRCLPNAEDLDIDDLPYLFVLENQLHILVTGAYNAPVVYAYDRSADSWKDVATLPNERYHAYGCSSPVARIYLPYLKEA; this comes from the exons atggctgccgcggACCACGTCAGCGCAGATCGTCCTCGTTTCTACCAAAACGAAAGCTATCTACACGgttttcttggaactgtgggtgaCTTACAGAAGGATGGGGTACTTCAGGAtatcgtccttgaagtcgagggccagcggtttccctgccatcggcttgttctgtccgcggccagcccgtacttcagggccatgtttacgagtgacatggcggaaagtcggaAGGAAACGGTCGTTTTACAG GGCTTGGATGTAGACATttttggggagatcctgagttacatctactcgggaaccatCCATGTGTCcatggacaaagtgcagcccctgtaccaggcagccgacctcctccagctggactatgtgagagacacatGCGGCacctacatggccatgaacgtagAGGGCTCctcctgtgtggacctgtacaagtttgctgatgtcttctctgtGGACATTGTCACAAAGAGTTGTCTGAAGTGGAAGGCCAGTCACTTTACTGAG GTTGCCTCGAGTGAGGAGTTCTGCAGCCTGGGTATGAATGAGCTGACAGAtatcatcagccacgatgagctggatgttaaagaggagacaacagtgtgggaggctgtggtgagatgggtacAGCACAGCAGGAAAGACAG actgcaccacctacccagcatcctccctcacatccgcttcaacctgctgacctcagacgacaCGGCAGCCATTTTGAAACACCCGCTGGTCAAGGAGAATCGTAAGAGTTCTGAGGTCATCAGAAAGGTGACACAGAAAGGGAATCCCAACCTGAGGCCGAGGCTTGGAATGTATACAGAAGTGGCCATACTGAAAAATTGGGCCGAAAA CATTGAGCTCCTCTTCATAAACCCTCGGGGAGGTAAGTTCATCAGCTGCACTTACAGCCCAGAAGACCTTCCTCGTCCTTCACAcatgacagtcaccagtgataacgAGATCTATATCCTGACAAGAGAGGAATCAGAGGTTGAAACTCAGCTGTCCCTGTTTAAGTACAACCCTGCTAAAAACGTGTGGGAAGATGCAGGTGTGCCCTCAATATCTAGAGAGCGGCATCAGAAGTGGTCTTTCTTCAAGGAACTGCTCTTTGAAGTTGATGGGACTTTGTATTACGTTCCTGTTGATGAAGATCGGTCTTTGGTGCAGATGAAAAAGTACAACCGGCACACGAAACAGTGGCTGGAGTGTTCACCGTTGCACTTCGACGATTTTGAAGACGGTGATGACCCCCCTCATGCACTGTCTTGCGGTTCACACATCTATCTCTTAGCAAACGAGGTCATGCATCGCTACGACCCGAGCCTGGACCAGTGGAGCAAGCGAACCCCACCGATGGACATGCCTGAACTCTCTACAGCCGTcgccatgggaacagagattttctgcgCAGACGTTGACTTTACTGATACCatggtgtacgacacagagtcagaccGCTGGCAGAAACTGCGATGCTTGCCAAACGCAGAAGACCTTGATATTGATGATCTTCCCTATCTTTTCGTCTTGGAGAATCAGCTCCACATATTGGTAACCGGTGCATACAACGCACCTGTGGTATATGcgtatgacaggtctgctgattCCTGGAAAGACGTAGCCACCCTGCCCAATGAGAGATATCATGCGTATGGTTGTTCTTCCCCTGTGGCACGTATATACCTACCATATCTTAAGGAGGCATAA